One genomic region from Cydia pomonella isolate Wapato2018A chromosome 4, ilCydPomo1, whole genome shotgun sequence encodes:
- the LOC133516851 gene encoding adhesive plaque matrix protein-like isoform X3 yields the protein MTAKGRSVGPAASLHGRWPPPRLLPTPAPCDYEPQRASRAVLDHAPAFSIGLRVSMPQAQSKTPAPNIYSMPPVLGEAKEGSKQAAPAFSICGRPKNVESKTPMPGPGTYTTDRAVNVLTKRPPAYTMAPRRELRHPSEAIPGPGVYCPEKDSIQQQAKTYKHTFSSRCKIKNGDQVPAPNAYSPEKADRLLRAKSPAFSFRTKTEVTISSDAPAPNVYSPEKALKSLKSGPKYTLAGKGVAEKHDSTPAPNTYNPQKADRIMHESSPSYTMRSKDVVDKIEQTPAPNVYAPENSIHMLNGGPKYTISGKGPNAKLPETPAPNSYTPEKADKVLHESSPAYSFRIKEEMVIRSESPAPNVYAPEKSMQMLNGTPKYTISGKGPESKIENTPGPTAYCPDKADKLLHESSPAFTFRVKDQARITDDVPAPNAYAPEKSMHMLDASPKYTIAGKGASPKHDNIPAPNTYNPDKADKLLHDSSPAYSFRPKPVMDRPSDTPAPNVYDPHLLDGTPKYSLYGKGPDGKYPDTPGPNTYYPHLLDDTPKYTMAGKGHSGKPFDGPAPNSYDPHLLPNTPKFSLTGKGIDGKPSDTPGPNCYDPHLPSNAPKYTISGKGPDGKVSDTPGPNNYNPHLPSNSPMYTISGKGPDARVSDTPGPNNYNPHLPRNSPMYTISGKGPDGKISDTPAPNNYDPHLLSNSPKYTISGKGPEGKISNTPGPNAYDPNLPHNSPKFTMTGKGHDTKTSDVPAPNAYDPQILNETPKYTMAPKGKPGKSDNNPAPNFYHPDKANNLLFESSPSYTFRDKQPLHLPDNTPAPNFYHPDKGNNTVFESSPSYTFRDKQPFHIPENTPAPNAYDPSKYHYMLDGVPRYTFGTKGPAEKHDDVPAPNAYNPDKADKILHETSPSYTFRPKVENGKIMDTPGPAAYNPEKADKVLLDNAPRYSFRIKTNPHKTENVPAPNAYNPDKATNLLKPSAPQYTFRIKTDALKIPDTPAPNVYTIPTPVKTPLYTISGRHKEPIDERLKVPAPGAYSPEKATKFVLTYSPQYTFGVKIQTSKFAETPAPNSYRIPSVLDAPVYTISGRHKVPVDDRVRVPAPGTYSPEKVQLNRTPQITFGIKHSPLLGQLKPIQSIRDTSDIQNLQQTSRTVEVKTTTFQNNINENNDVQKTRNFIQNESDVNSLQNINESHEVNTYIQRTRTPVTQIRTETDIRSSTVTPEPVVETLTQEIVWVPEKPIRRNSYTIDKSDGSGFLEHYQHSDVVPVENGVRKTAASGERGASCTQETSQAVIKRDGFEQTMQKNVRDESAHEKTQTSTEEVRQGTEVKHLPNGGIAKTTTTTTVRKVGAAAKTAKATTTVTRTATAVTSRDVGAK from the exons ATGACCGCCAAAG GTCGGTCGGTGGGTCCGGCGGCGTCGCTGCACGGGCGCTGGCCACCGCCGCGCTTGCTTCCGACGCCGGCGCCGTGCGATTACGAGCCTCAGCGCGCGTCGCGCGCAGTGCTCGATCACGCACCGGCCTTCTCCATCGGTCTGCGCGTGAGCATGCCGCAAGCACAGTCGAAAACGCCAG CACCAAACATCTACTCAATGCCGCCAGTCCTCGGCGAGGCGAAAGAAGGCAGCAAGCAAGCAGCGCCAGCGTTCAGCATCTGTGGCCGCCCGAAGAACGTTGAGTCCAAGACCCCCATGCCTGGCCCGGGAACCTACACCACCGACAGGGCAGTGAACGTGCTTACCAAGCGACCGCCCGCTTACACCATGGCTCCTCGACGAGAACTCAGGCATCCGTCTGAGGCCATACCAGGCCCTGGAGTCTATTGTCCAGAGAAG GATTCTATACAGCAACAAGCAAAAACATATAAGCATACCTTTTCGAGCAGATGTAAGATTAAAAATGGTGATCAAGTTCCTGCTCCCAATGCATACTCGCCCGAAAAAGCCGACAGACTGTTAAGAGCAAAATCACCTGCCTTCTCCTTTAGGACAAAAACTGAGGTCACTATCTCAAGTGACGCGCCGGCACCCAATGTATATTCTCCTGAGAAAGCTCTCAAGTCACTAAAGAGTGGACCAAAATATACATTGGCAGGAAAAGGTGTTGCAGAAAAGCACGATTCCACCCCAGCCCCCAATACTTATAACCCTCAAAAAGCTGACAGAATCATGCACGAAAGTTCTCCTTCTTACACTATGCGTTCTAAAGACGTTGTGGataaaattgaacaaacacCGGCCCCTAATGTTTATGCCCCGGAAAATTCTATACATATGCTGAATGGAGGACCTAAATATACCATATCGGGAAAAGGACCTAATGCCAAACTTCCTGAAACACCAGCTCCTAACTCCTACACTCCAGAAAAAGCAGACAAAGTGTTACATGAGAGCTCACCTGCTTATTCGTTTAGAATAAAAGAAGAAATGGTTATCCGCAGTGAATCTCCCGCTCCTAATGTTTATGCCCCAGAGAAGTCAATGCAGATGTTAAATGGAACTCCTAAATATACCATAAGTGGGAAAGGCCCAGAAAGCAAAATTGAAAACACTCCTGGCCCAACAGCTTACTGTCCAGATAAAGCAGATAAATTGCTTCACGAGTCATCTCCTGCATTTACATTCAGAGTTAAAGATCAGGCGCGAATAACCGACGATGTACCTGCTCCAAATGCTTATGCTCCTGAAAAATCAATGCATATGTTGGATGCATCTCCAAAGTATACTATTGCAGGGAAAGGTGCCTCTCCAAAACATGATAATATTCCGGCTCCAAATACGTACAACCCTGATAAAGCAGATAAGCTTCTTCACGACTCTTCTCCTGCTTATTCATTTAGACCGAAGCCTGTTATGGACCGACCCAGTGATACACCGGCACCCAATGTATATGATCCGCATTTATTGGACGGTACACCTAAGTACAGCTTATATGGCAAGGGTCCTGATGGCAAATATCCAGACACACCTGGTCCGAACACATACTATCCTCACCTACTAGACGATACTCCAAAATATACAATGGCAGGTAAAGGGCATTCAGGGAAACCGTTTGATGGTCCAGCACCTAATTCATATGATCCTCATTTACTTCCTAATACTCCTAAGTTCAGTTTGACTGGCAAGGGAATAGACGGGAAGCCATCAGACACGCCTGGTCCGAATTGCTATGACCCACACTTACCTAGTAATGCTCCAAAATATACAATATCCGGCAAGGGCCCGGATGGAAAAGTGTCAGATACGCCAGGCCCAAATAATTACAACCCACACTTACCAAGTAATTCTCCAATGTATACTATATCCGGTAAGGGTCCGGACGCAAGAGTGTCTGATACGCCAGGCCCAAATAACTACAACCCACATTTACCAAGGAATTCTCCAATGTACACTATATCCGGTAAAGGTCCGGACGGAAAAATATCGGATACACCTGCTCCCAATAATTATGACCCACATTTACTTAGTAATTCTCCAAAGTATACAATATCCGGCAAGGGACCGGAAGGAAAAATTTCCAACACTCCTGGGCCTAACGCATACGACCCTAACTTGCCACATAACTCCCCTAAGTTTACAATGACCGGCAAAGGTCACGATACAAAGACTTCTGATGTGCCCGCTCCAAATGCGTATGACCCTCAAATCTTAAACGAAACGCCTAAATATACGATGGCTCCGAAAGGTAAACCAGGGAAAAGTGACAACAATCCAGCCCCTAATTTCTACCACCCCGATAAAGCCAATAACTTATTATTTGAAAGCTCACCCTCATACACCTTTAGAGACAAGCAACCCCTTCATTTACCAGACAATACTCCGGCGCCTAATTTCTACCACCCCGATAAAGGCAACAACACAGTATTTGAAAGTTCACCCTCATACACCTTTAGAGACAAGCAACCCTTTCATATACCAGAAAATACTCCGGCGCCTAATGCCTACGATCCGAGCAAATATCACTACATGTTGGATGGTGTGCCAAGGTATACATTTGGTACTAAAGGACCTGCAGAAAAGCATGATGACGTTCCTGCTCCAAATGCCTATAACCCAGATAAGGCTGATAAAATATTGCACGAAACATCACCATCTTATACCTTTAGACCTAAAGTCGAGAATGGAAAAATTATGGATACTCCTGGTCCTGCTGCTTACAATCCTGAGAAAGCTGACAAAGTTTTACTAGACAATGCGCCAAGGTATTCTTTCCGCATTAAGACCAATCCGCATAAGACCGAAAATGTTCCCGCCCCTAATGCATATAACCCAGACAAGGCCACTAATTTGTTGAAACCTAGCGCTCCTCAGTACACCTTTAGGATTAAAACGGACGCCTTGAAAATTCCTGACACACCAG CTCCGAATGTGTACACAATCCCGACCCCGGTGAAAACACCGTTGTACACTATATCAGGCAGGCACAAGGAGCCAATAGATGAGCGTTTGAAGGTTCCTGCCCCCGGCGCTTATAGCCCGGAAAAAGCGACCAAATTTGTCCTGACCTACTCGCCCCAATACACATTTGGAGTAAAGATTCAAACGTCTAAGTTCGCCGAAACTCCCG CACCTAACAGTTACCGAATACCATCCGTACTAGACGCTCCCGTGTACACGATATCGGGCCGTCATAAGGTTCCGGTCGATGACAGAGTCCGAGTTCCCGCGCCTGGCACGTATTCACCGGAAAAG GTGCAGTTGAACAGAACGCCACAAATAACCTTTGGAATAAAACATTCCCCATTACTGGGACAATTGAAACCAATACAGTCAATTCGTGATACAAGCGACATACAGAATCTACAACAAACTTCTAGAACTGTTGAAGTAAAAACTACAACGTTCCAGAATAATATTAACGAAAATAACGACGTACAAAAAACACGAAATTTTATACAAAACGAATCGGATGTCAATTCGTTACAAAACATAAACGAATCGCACGAAGTTAACACATACATTCAACGAACACGAACCCCGGTGACTCAAATCCGAACAGAAACTGATATTCGAAGTTCTACAGTCACTCCAGAGCCCGTTGTAGAGACCCTGACGCAGGAAATTGTATGGGTACCGGAAAAACCTATTCGTCGAAACTCTTACACGATTGATAAATCGGATGGATCTGGATTTCTGGAGCATTACCAGCATAGTGACGTCGTACCGGTGGAAAATGGCGTGCGGAAAACTGCCGCGAGTGGGGAGCGCGGAGCATCCTGCACACAGGAGACAAGCCAAGCGGTGATTAAGAGAGATGGTTTCGAACAGACCATGCAAAAGAATGTGAGGGACGAGAGCGCACATGAGAAAACTCAAACGTCTACCGAGGAGGTACGACAGGGTACTGAGGTGAAACACCTCCCAAACGGGGGCATCGCCAAAACCACTACCACCACAACCGTTAGAAAAGTGGGTGCGGCTGCGAAAACGGCGAAAGCCACGACCACAGTCACACGCACTGCGACTGCAGTGACGTCGCGTGACGTCGGCGCTAAGTAA
- the LOC133516851 gene encoding uncharacterized protein LOC133516851 isoform X4 codes for MPPVLGEAKEGSKQAAPAFSICGRPKNVESKTPMPGPGTYTTDRAVNVLTKRPPAYTMAPRRELRHPSEAIPGPGVYCPEKDSIQQQAKTYKHTFSSRCKIKNGDQVPAPNAYSPEKADRLLRAKSPAFSFRTKTEVTISSDAPAPNVYSPEKALKSLKSGPKYTLAGKGVAEKHDSTPAPNTYNPQKADRIMHESSPSYTMRSKDVVDKIEQTPAPNVYAPENSIHMLNGGPKYTISGKGPNAKLPETPAPNSYTPEKADKVLHESSPAYSFRIKEEMVIRSESPAPNVYAPEKSMQMLNGTPKYTISGKGPESKIENTPGPTAYCPDKADKLLHESSPAFTFRVKDQARITDDVPAPNAYAPEKSMHMLDASPKYTIAGKGASPKHDNIPAPNTYNPDKADKLLHDSSPAYSFRPKPVMDRPSDTPAPNVYDPHLLDGTPKYSLYGKGPDGKYPDTPGPNTYYPHLLDDTPKYTMAGKGHSGKPFDGPAPNSYDPHLLPNTPKFSLTGKGIDGKPSDTPGPNCYDPHLPSNAPKYTISGKGPDGKVSDTPGPNNYNPHLPSNSPMYTISGKGPDARVSDTPGPNNYNPHLPRNSPMYTISGKGPDGKISDTPAPNNYDPHLLSNSPKYTISGKGPEGKISNTPGPNAYDPNLPHNSPKFTMTGKGHDTKTSDVPAPNAYDPQILNETPKYTMAPKGKPGKSDNNPAPNFYHPDKANNLLFESSPSYTFRDKQPLHLPDNTPAPNFYHPDKGNNTVFESSPSYTFRDKQPFHIPENTPAPNAYDPSKYHYMLDGVPRYTFGTKGPAEKHDDVPAPNAYNPDKADKILHETSPSYTFRPKVENGKIMDTPGPAAYNPEKADKVLLDNAPRYSFRIKTNPHKTENVPAPNAYNPDKATNLLKPSAPQYTFRIKTDALKIPDTPAPNVYTIPTPVKTPLYTISGRHKEPIDERLKVPAPGAYSPEKATKFVLTYSPQYTFGVKIQTSKFAETPAPNSYRIPSVLDAPVYTISGRHKVPVDDRVRVPAPGTYSPEKVQLNRTPQITFGIKHSPLLGQLKPIQSIRDTSDIQNLQQTSRTVEVKTTTFQNNINENNDVQKTRNFIQNESDVNSLQNINESHEVNTYIQRTRTPVTQIRTETDIRSSTVTPEPVVETLTQEIVWVPEKPIRRNSYTIDKSDGSGFLEHYQHSDVVPVENGVRKTAASGERGASCTQETSQAVIKRDGFEQTMQKNVRDESAHEKTQTSTEEVRQGTEVKHLPNGGIAKTTTTTTVRKVGAAAKTAKATTTVTRTATAVTSRDVGAK; via the exons ATGCCGCCAGTCCTCGGCGAGGCGAAAGAAGGCAGCAAGCAAGCAGCGCCAGCGTTCAGCATCTGTGGCCGCCCGAAGAACGTTGAGTCCAAGACCCCCATGCCTGGCCCGGGAACCTACACCACCGACAGGGCAGTGAACGTGCTTACCAAGCGACCGCCCGCTTACACCATGGCTCCTCGACGAGAACTCAGGCATCCGTCTGAGGCCATACCAGGCCCTGGAGTCTATTGTCCAGAGAAG GATTCTATACAGCAACAAGCAAAAACATATAAGCATACCTTTTCGAGCAGATGTAAGATTAAAAATGGTGATCAAGTTCCTGCTCCCAATGCATACTCGCCCGAAAAAGCCGACAGACTGTTAAGAGCAAAATCACCTGCCTTCTCCTTTAGGACAAAAACTGAGGTCACTATCTCAAGTGACGCGCCGGCACCCAATGTATATTCTCCTGAGAAAGCTCTCAAGTCACTAAAGAGTGGACCAAAATATACATTGGCAGGAAAAGGTGTTGCAGAAAAGCACGATTCCACCCCAGCCCCCAATACTTATAACCCTCAAAAAGCTGACAGAATCATGCACGAAAGTTCTCCTTCTTACACTATGCGTTCTAAAGACGTTGTGGataaaattgaacaaacacCGGCCCCTAATGTTTATGCCCCGGAAAATTCTATACATATGCTGAATGGAGGACCTAAATATACCATATCGGGAAAAGGACCTAATGCCAAACTTCCTGAAACACCAGCTCCTAACTCCTACACTCCAGAAAAAGCAGACAAAGTGTTACATGAGAGCTCACCTGCTTATTCGTTTAGAATAAAAGAAGAAATGGTTATCCGCAGTGAATCTCCCGCTCCTAATGTTTATGCCCCAGAGAAGTCAATGCAGATGTTAAATGGAACTCCTAAATATACCATAAGTGGGAAAGGCCCAGAAAGCAAAATTGAAAACACTCCTGGCCCAACAGCTTACTGTCCAGATAAAGCAGATAAATTGCTTCACGAGTCATCTCCTGCATTTACATTCAGAGTTAAAGATCAGGCGCGAATAACCGACGATGTACCTGCTCCAAATGCTTATGCTCCTGAAAAATCAATGCATATGTTGGATGCATCTCCAAAGTATACTATTGCAGGGAAAGGTGCCTCTCCAAAACATGATAATATTCCGGCTCCAAATACGTACAACCCTGATAAAGCAGATAAGCTTCTTCACGACTCTTCTCCTGCTTATTCATTTAGACCGAAGCCTGTTATGGACCGACCCAGTGATACACCGGCACCCAATGTATATGATCCGCATTTATTGGACGGTACACCTAAGTACAGCTTATATGGCAAGGGTCCTGATGGCAAATATCCAGACACACCTGGTCCGAACACATACTATCCTCACCTACTAGACGATACTCCAAAATATACAATGGCAGGTAAAGGGCATTCAGGGAAACCGTTTGATGGTCCAGCACCTAATTCATATGATCCTCATTTACTTCCTAATACTCCTAAGTTCAGTTTGACTGGCAAGGGAATAGACGGGAAGCCATCAGACACGCCTGGTCCGAATTGCTATGACCCACACTTACCTAGTAATGCTCCAAAATATACAATATCCGGCAAGGGCCCGGATGGAAAAGTGTCAGATACGCCAGGCCCAAATAATTACAACCCACACTTACCAAGTAATTCTCCAATGTATACTATATCCGGTAAGGGTCCGGACGCAAGAGTGTCTGATACGCCAGGCCCAAATAACTACAACCCACATTTACCAAGGAATTCTCCAATGTACACTATATCCGGTAAAGGTCCGGACGGAAAAATATCGGATACACCTGCTCCCAATAATTATGACCCACATTTACTTAGTAATTCTCCAAAGTATACAATATCCGGCAAGGGACCGGAAGGAAAAATTTCCAACACTCCTGGGCCTAACGCATACGACCCTAACTTGCCACATAACTCCCCTAAGTTTACAATGACCGGCAAAGGTCACGATACAAAGACTTCTGATGTGCCCGCTCCAAATGCGTATGACCCTCAAATCTTAAACGAAACGCCTAAATATACGATGGCTCCGAAAGGTAAACCAGGGAAAAGTGACAACAATCCAGCCCCTAATTTCTACCACCCCGATAAAGCCAATAACTTATTATTTGAAAGCTCACCCTCATACACCTTTAGAGACAAGCAACCCCTTCATTTACCAGACAATACTCCGGCGCCTAATTTCTACCACCCCGATAAAGGCAACAACACAGTATTTGAAAGTTCACCCTCATACACCTTTAGAGACAAGCAACCCTTTCATATACCAGAAAATACTCCGGCGCCTAATGCCTACGATCCGAGCAAATATCACTACATGTTGGATGGTGTGCCAAGGTATACATTTGGTACTAAAGGACCTGCAGAAAAGCATGATGACGTTCCTGCTCCAAATGCCTATAACCCAGATAAGGCTGATAAAATATTGCACGAAACATCACCATCTTATACCTTTAGACCTAAAGTCGAGAATGGAAAAATTATGGATACTCCTGGTCCTGCTGCTTACAATCCTGAGAAAGCTGACAAAGTTTTACTAGACAATGCGCCAAGGTATTCTTTCCGCATTAAGACCAATCCGCATAAGACCGAAAATGTTCCCGCCCCTAATGCATATAACCCAGACAAGGCCACTAATTTGTTGAAACCTAGCGCTCCTCAGTACACCTTTAGGATTAAAACGGACGCCTTGAAAATTCCTGACACACCAG CTCCGAATGTGTACACAATCCCGACCCCGGTGAAAACACCGTTGTACACTATATCAGGCAGGCACAAGGAGCCAATAGATGAGCGTTTGAAGGTTCCTGCCCCCGGCGCTTATAGCCCGGAAAAAGCGACCAAATTTGTCCTGACCTACTCGCCCCAATACACATTTGGAGTAAAGATTCAAACGTCTAAGTTCGCCGAAACTCCCG CACCTAACAGTTACCGAATACCATCCGTACTAGACGCTCCCGTGTACACGATATCGGGCCGTCATAAGGTTCCGGTCGATGACAGAGTCCGAGTTCCCGCGCCTGGCACGTATTCACCGGAAAAG GTGCAGTTGAACAGAACGCCACAAATAACCTTTGGAATAAAACATTCCCCATTACTGGGACAATTGAAACCAATACAGTCAATTCGTGATACAAGCGACATACAGAATCTACAACAAACTTCTAGAACTGTTGAAGTAAAAACTACAACGTTCCAGAATAATATTAACGAAAATAACGACGTACAAAAAACACGAAATTTTATACAAAACGAATCGGATGTCAATTCGTTACAAAACATAAACGAATCGCACGAAGTTAACACATACATTCAACGAACACGAACCCCGGTGACTCAAATCCGAACAGAAACTGATATTCGAAGTTCTACAGTCACTCCAGAGCCCGTTGTAGAGACCCTGACGCAGGAAATTGTATGGGTACCGGAAAAACCTATTCGTCGAAACTCTTACACGATTGATAAATCGGATGGATCTGGATTTCTGGAGCATTACCAGCATAGTGACGTCGTACCGGTGGAAAATGGCGTGCGGAAAACTGCCGCGAGTGGGGAGCGCGGAGCATCCTGCACACAGGAGACAAGCCAAGCGGTGATTAAGAGAGATGGTTTCGAACAGACCATGCAAAAGAATGTGAGGGACGAGAGCGCACATGAGAAAACTCAAACGTCTACCGAGGAGGTACGACAGGGTACTGAGGTGAAACACCTCCCAAACGGGGGCATCGCCAAAACCACTACCACCACAACCGTTAGAAAAGTGGGTGCGGCTGCGAAAACGGCGAAAGCCACGACCACAGTCACACGCACTGCGACTGCAGTGACGTCGCGTGACGTCGGCGCTAAGTAA